ATGGGCTGGAGATAGGCCCAAGCGGCCTGCTTGACCAGACGATTTTTTATGGAGATATCGGAGCCGGTCTGGGCAGGGGAGTTGGGCTTCGGAGAGTTAACAGGCGTCGAAGGTAGGAGGTCCCTGAGGGAAATATATGAGACGGGCTTGATGGAGATGAAGTCAAAATCAACCAATGAGGATGAAGTTGATGTCGAAGAAGACGAAGTCGGAGTAGCAGAGATGGAGTTTGAGGAAGATTGATGGTGGATGGTGGTGAGGTTGCTGGGAAGCACTACTGTTGAGGACATGGAGTTGCTGCGGCGGCGGAGGAGGTGGTCTTGAGAGGTTGTTGGCAGTGGAGCAGGTGCCACGACGTCGTCCATAGCTTCCAAATCTGTTCTCTATGGAGAATAAGTGGGGGAGACAAGAGGTCAgggagagagcgagagagaggcGTACGAGTCCAAGTTTGATTCGATTTCATGGATTGTTGTGGAAAGAGTGGCGGCGGGGTAGTGGGTATCCATGTATGCATCCATGATGGTACATCGTACAATCGACCCAATTATTGGCGTATGgtatattcaaaatatatatatatatatatatatatttatttatttattggtgTGTACAACAGTCAATATTGTTGTCGCCTTCTCTAACTTTGCCCAACCGacgctctttttttttattttttctttttttttggtggtcaAACAATCAGTGGCCAATGGCGTAGTACTTCGTATTGCTTCTTTTGGCCTTTCTATGCTGTGCTTTCAATAAAGTGTTCAACAAAGGTGTATACTATTAGGGAGAGGTGATaattttgaattgttattttaaaagatttttgtaaaaaaaatactataacaatttaatatacatatatatatataataaaaagatgattaaaaaatatatttataaaaaaataaattttttctataaaaaatcaCAATCTAATAAGGCCTCATTTTCAATGTTACCTTTTGTTCATGAGCCTTGATGCAGAATATGaaatctctttcttctttttttttttcttcggaGATAACAACAGttgtataatctaatctattTTAAACTAAGGGGAAAGGGGCGGACCTAAGGAGACTCAAGAATAATCCGaaggggactgaaccaccaccggaTCAAACGGGTGTACAGCACACCGTCCTGAATTTTTTTGAAGCAAACCACTTAAATGTGGCAttttggtgggaggcaagggttcaggaggcaaggtttgaacccttgcctcccaccccaccaaacTAGGTTCAATGGCATTAAGGTTTGAACCACTTAATAAACTCTTTCTTCATTAATTAGTGTTTCATTTATCACGAGTATTCTTTGCTAAGGATGGCAATGGGGTGGGattggggcgggggacccctcccccgtcCCCGCCCCGTTGCTTACAAATACCCCTGTCCCCGTCTTGTCCCCAGTCCCCCGCTCCGCTTCCCCAGCGAGTGCCTTCGTAGggttaataaaaatttgttatataattttattatagttaaattttagcaaataatcaagtactaaaacatcaacatatcatcaaattattattcattgtaatttcacagttgaaacttataaaaacaatcaaacaaaagttatttgaatacaatccaacgtgatgaaataaatacaactaaagtagtcaaattttcacttttggcacaaatacaatcacaaATTCATTATCGTGCTTGtgctttttttgagaaaaaaatgttattgtattaagtgtaattagagatttagtataaatgtattaataaatttagtataaccaattactaatttgtattagtacacatatataattattagtataattgataatatcaattatattacatatactaatatacattgtataatatatataactaataatatcattatcataagttgtaactaattaaattatgtattatatatataattatatacatatatattttatatatttatttgttaaAAGCGAGTGGCAGGGCGAGGGAGTGTCCACCCCGTTTCTAAGTGGGGGGATTCCCCCCACCCGCGTCCTACTTCCCGCCCCCATTGACATCCTTACTCTTTACTAACGCTACTACCAATATAGTAGAGTAATTTTTAAGGAATattctgattttatatttttgttgagttttggAACTTAAATGGCATTTTAAATTTGCTTAGGACCTAAAAATCAGTTTGTGTTTTGATATCATTTTAAAAAGCTTACACCACCAGAATCTAgtaaataacattttttttgggaaattaTACTAGCaccttttaaaaaatttcaaatactCCTCAAACTTCATCTAATGCAAAAGAAGAGGAGTGCTTAAGGATTTTTGAAAAGTGCTAATATCATTCTCATTTTTTAATCCTCCCACACTTCTTCACACTCTTTCTACTCTCAACTATCAAATATAGAATTCAAACTCTGAACTAAATGTGAAGAAAACTTCTGACGGTGAAAAAGTCTATGAAAGTCCTCCTTAGATTCTAGTAGATAACTTAAGAAATGGACTTTGGGGAAGCTTTAAAGTAGGCCAAATTCTACTAGATAGCTTAAGAAATGGATTTTGTGGATGCTTTAAAGGaggtttcttttttctaatGGAGAAACGATGAGATTTAAGAAGATGGAGAAACGATGAGATTTAAGAAGCGACAAGCGACAAGGAATCAAAATCCAAAATCTTTacgttttaagaaaaaaatagggacagaaaattaaattttcgTTATTACACGAACAACTATGGATAAATGAGTTAATTCTTTGGTATGAAATTGTTTGTCTCTTATTTTAGGCTTGAGCTAGGTCCCTTGGCTGAATTACCGAACGACTCCGAGAATGAGTATTTCTGATGAAGTTGTATAGCATATGCTCAATCTCATATTGTCACTTAGTTTTTAACAAGCTAAAGAAATCTCTGGGTTTACCTGAATTTTTGTGATTCGAATTATGACAAGATATCACATATTGCATTATATTCGGGGACAGTCAATACTTTTGTgcttaaaaactcattttcagaATCAGAGAATGAGATCTAAATCATAATGGGAAAAATCAATTACTCCGAGTCAAATTACacacaaaaatattaaaattcatATCACATTATAGAACATCTTTCATCACTTCAATAATTAGTTAAGGTGCCGTGAGAATAATTCGAATTTTCAATTATCAGATTGAAAATCCCTTCCCAGCTTCAATTTCACGTCAGCTAAGCAACAAAGTCAATTAAAAAGTACTGAAACAAGGACATATTTTGTATTCTTAACCACGTCGCCCTTCCAAGTAGGTGATGGTGACCAGCCTCTTGCTCTAACTTTTTGAAATTTAGtagtaataaaatatttcatgtatcgattaaataaaaactaaatacGTGACCATTTGGACTTGCAAGTAAAATTCTGTAATCGCAGGAATCTATAGAAGTCGCGATCAAATCTGACAGCAGTTAGTTCGGGAACATAACGTGATCCTCGTCACAAAAGGACGAAAGAAACGCTTCGAGGCCTATCTATATTCAGGGCAAAGTGCATGTTTCATGTTTTGTCAGGTGAAGCAGACATGCAGATCTTACCAGAGGGAGACAGACATAGAATCAATGACAATGAACTTCTATCATGCTTCTCCCAATCCTCCTCTTGCCTTTCTCAGGGAGTTCCCTTTACAACTGCAAAATTCCACGAAAGAATCTGGTGAAGTTctgtaaaacaaaataaataatctTAGTTTTGAATGTGTGGTCTTGCACATGACTTTCGCTTATACTCTTTCACTTTGAACATCCAGATTTCTGAAGCGAACTTCAGACACTTCTATTGGCCTCCATGCCAGAGGGCTACGCGGATGGCTCAACTGTTCTGCATTAGCTTTACCTCATATTTTAAATTGTTATCCTCTTGTGAGTTCCTTGCTGCAGAGATTCATCATGCAAACCACCTGCATCTCTTTAAGCAACTACTTGATGAAGTCGACTTGAGTTTCAAAATCCAACTCAGTGCACAATTACATCACCTAGGTGTTGCATTTGCCGCGGGATATGTCATGTCAACAACACCAGATGGCGGTGTCTGTGGCCTCTCACTGATGTCACTCATTCCAAATTCATCGTGAAGCATATTTACCCCATTCCATTCAACACCAGCTGTAGTTGAAGTCAGAGAATTGAGCATTTAGACACGAAAACATGATACGTATTAGTATGCAATGCTACAGAATCATTCAAAGAAGTGATACCATCTGACTTCCACATGTCTGTGATGCTAACACCTGCATCTGATAGAAGCCAGTAATCTGCGTCGTTCTAAGAAAGCAAAAGCATCAGTTTTATTGTACACAGGCACAAAAAGCATAATTAGTAGGATAAGAGATAATTCAACGCACTAacttcaaggaaaaaaaaaatctatgtcAATCTGAttaattcattttatttataGCAAAAGCAAACCAATGGAATCTATATTGGGATCAGATTACAACTAAAAAATTAGGAGCAGCTAGCAAAGATTAACCATCTAAAAAAATCAGGATGGAAGAGGAACAGGAACAGGAAAAGAAGAGAGGCCGCCCGCGGGCAACGGCGTTATTCAGAACTACTGAATCATGCTTGCAATCAGGTACAGTGCAAACTCTGATGTAATATGAGAAGTGCCAAGCCCTTAGGCCAGAAAGAAGTTGGCTATTTtaaagagagggaaagaagagaaTGCAAAGTTGAGTTCCTGGAATTACAAACAGTTGCTCACTTTAGTTATTTGAACCTATTAATAACAAACTTACTGAGGTACATAAACATTAGGTTTCCAATAAACCTAGTGTTTGAAACGATTAAGAGTTAACTGACTCACACCAACCTCTGAGGGAACAATTTTCATCATTCCTCCAGCATAGTCATGTGAAGCATCAAGATCAGCAGCCATTCTTGTATCCTGCTCTGCCAGTTCGCCTACGACCAGCCCAGTCTTTTCATAAACAGCTGTCTCTGCTGCTGGATTGTCATTTGAACCTGAACTGGAAGCAAGTGCATACCTCATTGATGGTTCACCACCATTTACATCCTCAAATTTTTCCTCGAATTGGCTGCAATGACAGATGTTGCAAAATTAAAAGGTTAACTGAAACCGAGAAAAAAATTCCATCTTGAATTATCAAACGATTAAGAATTTGCGATAGTTTAGAACAATTACCTGACAAGGTAGACATCAATGGGCCCCATTGTGCTTCTGAGGATTATTCTGTATCTCCTTTGTGGATAATCAACAGCCTGCATTCACAcaatttagttacttgaagtgtAAATATGTACATGAAGTTCTCTTCCAAGTTTTACCTCATCAGGATCTGGGACTTCTAGAGTGGTACCGTGTGGGGCTTTAATTGCTATAAGAGTTTCATTCTGCCATACAAAGAAATGCAGGATTACTTCCATGAATAAACTTAAACATACAAATATGCAGCATAATAGTAGGAACTTCTTTCCATATTATTTGTCTTACCAGCACATTGAAGGGGCATTGCCTCATaaccaaacaataaaaaagtaCCTGAAAGCAAGGTAAAGTCTTGATATCCTCTTCGGTCACAAAAAGCCATCTATAGCAGTCAAAATGTTGGACACAGGTATTAGTTGGTATAGAAGTTTTACAAACTGCATTCGAGAATGTAATCAAGTGCAGGAGGACAAATTACTTTTCATTGATTTCATCTTCACTCAAATCCCTCAATCTTTCTCGCATCTCTCTGTAACAATCCTAAGTGTCAGCACGAAATTACAACCTTCAGGAGCACAGTTTGCTTAAAAAGATAACAAACTACACAACCTGATGCGATCATCTAATCTTCGTTCTTCCATGGAAAGATTCTCAACTTCTGCCTGCAGACAAGGATTATGAAATGCAATCTAATTAAAGATCAACATATGAGGAAATTTGTTTATGAAGATATCAAGGATAAAGACTGATACTCAATTTGCAAGAGGTCATTGAAGGCATATGAGGGGACATCATCTCTAAACTtgttaaaataataatatgcaAAATCTGTCGAAGTTTAGTTGTTCATAGCACCTGTAAGATAGAAGCATCGTTTTCCACTTCATCTGGTCTTGATGCATCAAGGCCCCTATGTAGCCAATTTAGAAATTTCCATGTAAGTTGTGAAATCTTCATTTACTTGATAAACTTTAATTTGATGAAGGAGAGATGAacaaaaaatgccaaaatgtcCCATGTCATAGTAAAGACGAGAAACCTTACTTCCAATGGATTctgtttttcaatttcttttcaaTTAGACCAATTCCTTCAAGAACATTTGTAATGTCATATATCCGTCTTTTTTGCACCTGAAACATCATAAAACTGAGTTCGAATTAGACTACACACGTAAGACATATAATGAACACAGAGATTATTCACCTCCAACGTCTCTGCTGCCTTGTTCAGATCCAGAATTCCATCCTCTGCATGCTTTAtcaagttgatgaatttttttgtcAGAAGACCTGAAAGGCAAATCAGAAAATAACTTGTCTCATGCTAGTAGCTTTTCCAGTTTTTGTGAGTCACTTTGACGCAAAGAGAAACATACCCAAAGAGCTGTCGTAGCGGCAGCTGCCTGCTGGAGTGAGAGGAGCAGGAGAACCTGCATCAACACAAATTCAACGTGTCATATGCTTTCTTCAATGGCATAAGTTGGTACAGAACTATCCATCGTGCTTATTAACTGTTTTGAGTTGAATCAAACATTGCCACAAGGAAAGAACTTTGTCATAAACCATTCCAAAGCAATTGGTCATGATAATCAAGCTCTTTCCCGAGTCAGATCAAAAAGCAGTTCCTCAAAACC
The Coffea arabica cultivar ET-39 chromosome 6c, Coffea Arabica ET-39 HiFi, whole genome shotgun sequence genome window above contains:
- the LOC140003780 gene encoding transcription factor E2FA-like isoform X3, whose amino-acid sequence is MSTPQAPSRGAAAGGRQIPQPIKRHLPFSSMKPPFVPPEDYHRFSTPAGAGTETVRIQDAEAIVVKSPPIKRKSRTDNHEVSSTDWAASPGNTRTVSSPVCTPVSAKGGKAYGRSKVTKGDMSGPSTPLSNAGSPAPLTPAGSCRYDSSLGLLTKKFINLIKHAEDGILDLNKAAETLEVQKRRIYDITNVLEGIGLIEKKLKNRIHWKGLDASRPDEVENDASILQAEVENLSMEERRLDDRIRWLFVTEEDIKTLPCFQNETLIAIKAPHGTTLEVPDPDEAVDYPQRRYRIILRSTMGPIDVYLVSQFEEKFEDVNGGEPSMRYALASSSGSNDNPAAETAVYEKTGLVVGELAEQDTRMAADLDASHDYAGGMMKIVPSEVGNDADYWLLSDAGVSITDMWKSDAGVEWNGVNMLHDEFGMSDISERPQTPPSGVVDMTYPAANATPR
- the LOC140003780 gene encoding transcription factor E2FA-like isoform X1 codes for the protein MSTPQAPSRGAAAGGRQIPQPIKRHLPFSSMKPPFVPPEDYHRFSTPAGAGTETVRIQDAEAIVVKSPPIKRKSRTDNHEVSSTDWAASPGNTRTVSSPVCTPVSAKGGKAYGRSKVTKGDMSGPSTPLSNAGSPAPLTPAGSCRYDSSLGLLTKKFINLIKHAEDGILDLNKAAETLEVQKRRIYDITNVLEGIGLIEKKLKNRIHWKGLDASRPDEVENDASILQAEVENLSMEERRLDDRIREMRERLRDLSEDEINEKWLFVTEEDIKTLPCFQNETLIAIKAPHGTTLEVPDPDEAVDYPQRRYRIILRSTMGPIDVYLVSQFEEKFEDVNGGEPSMRYALASSSGSNDNPAAETAVYEKTGLVVGELAEQDTRMAADLDASHDYAGGMMKIVPSEVGNDADYWLLSDAGVSITDMWKSDAGVEWNGVNMLHDEFGMSDISERPQTPPSGVVDMTYPAANATPR
- the LOC140003780 gene encoding transcription factor E2FA-like isoform X2, which produces MSTPQAPSRGAAAGGRQIPQPIKRHLPFSSMKPPFVPPEDYHRFSTPAGAGTETVRIQDAEAIVVKSPPIKRKSRTDNHEVSSTDWAASPGNTRTVSSPVCTPVSAKGGKAYGRSKVTKGDMSGPSTPLSNAGSPAPLTPAGSCRYDSSLGLLTKKFINLIKHAEDGILDLNKAAETLEVQKRRIYDITNVLEGIGLIEKKLKNRIHWKGLDASRPDEVENDASILQAEVENLSMEERRLDDRIREMRERLRDLSEDEINEKWLFVTEEDIKTLPCFQNETLIAIKAPHGTTLEVPDPDEAVDYPQRRYRIILRSTMGPIDVYLVSQFEEKFEDVNGGEPSMRYALASSSGSNDNPAAETAVYEKTGLVVGELAEQDTRMAADLDASHDYAGGMMKIVPSENDADYWLLSDAGVSITDMWKSDAGVEWNGVNMLHDEFGMSDISERPQTPPSGVVDMTYPAANATPR
- the LOC140003780 gene encoding transcription factor E2FA-like isoform X4, whose protein sequence is MSTPQAPSRGAAAGGRQIPQPIKRHLPFSSMKPPFVPPEDYHRFSTPAGAGTETVRIQDAEAIVVKSPPIKRKSRTDNHEVSSTDWAASPGNTRTVSSPVCTPVSAKGGKAYGRSKVTKGDMSGPSTPLSNAGSPAPLTPAGSCRYDSSLGLLTKKFINLIKHAEDGILDLNKAAETLEVQKRRIYDITNVLEGIGLIEKKLKNRIHWKGLDASRPDEVENDASILQAEVENLSMEERRLDDRIREMRERLRDLSEDEINEKWLFVTEEDIKTLPCFQNETLIAIKAPHGTTLEVPDPDEAVDYPQRRYRIILRSTMGPIDVYLVSQFEEKFEDVNGGEPSMRYALASSSGSNDNPAAETAVYEKTGLVVGELAEQDTRMAADLDASHDYAGGMMKIVPSEITGFYQMQVLASQTCGSQMLVLNGMG